A stretch of Paenibacillus sp. URB8-2 DNA encodes these proteins:
- a CDS encoding tagatose 1,6-diphosphate aldolase, which yields MSVRISKGKSDRLIKLSNDRGLFVATAIDQRGSLKKSLGRALGGEADERHVAEFKRLVSEELTPYSSAILLDPEYGWDAAAVRHKDTGLLIAYEETGYDAAEKGRLPDLLPEWSVRRYAEKGVDAIKILMYYDPDDDVKINTIKHAFIERVGAECESVDIPFFFEAVTYSDTLTDSAGAEFAKAKPEKVKKYMQEFTKPQYKIDVLKVEVPINLKYVAGTRANAGGEAVYTREEAIAHFKDTADLTTVPFIYLSAGVTNETFIETLELAGEAEVPFSGVLCGRATWQDGVEIYGKHGAEALRAWLKEEGVRRMIHLGEVLSKAATPWWDFYGGKDNIEVVEREKSRV from the coding sequence ATGAGTGTGAGAATATCCAAAGGAAAATCCGACCGGTTAATCAAGCTGTCCAATGACCGGGGGCTGTTTGTGGCGACGGCAATCGATCAGCGGGGGTCGCTCAAGAAATCGCTTGGACGCGCTCTCGGAGGCGAAGCGGACGAACGGCATGTCGCTGAATTCAAAAGACTGGTGTCCGAAGAGCTGACGCCATACTCCAGCGCAATCCTGCTCGACCCGGAGTACGGCTGGGATGCGGCGGCGGTCCGGCATAAGGATACCGGGCTGCTGATCGCATATGAGGAAACGGGCTATGACGCTGCGGAAAAAGGACGCCTGCCCGATCTGCTGCCGGAATGGTCGGTGCGCCGCTATGCGGAAAAAGGCGTTGATGCCATCAAAATTCTGATGTATTACGATCCGGACGACGACGTGAAGATTAACACGATTAAACATGCCTTTATCGAACGGGTCGGAGCGGAATGCGAATCCGTGGATATCCCTTTTTTCTTCGAGGCCGTCACGTACAGCGATACCCTCACGGATTCCGCCGGAGCGGAATTTGCCAAGGCCAAGCCGGAAAAAGTGAAAAAATACATGCAGGAATTCACCAAGCCCCAGTACAAGATCGACGTCCTTAAAGTGGAGGTTCCGATTAACCTGAAGTATGTCGCAGGCACCCGGGCCAACGCGGGCGGCGAAGCCGTGTATACGCGAGAAGAAGCGATTGCGCATTTCAAGGATACGGCGGATCTGACGACCGTTCCGTTCATTTATTTGAGCGCGGGCGTGACGAATGAAACGTTCATCGAGACGCTGGAGCTTGCCGGCGAAGCCGAAGTTCCGTTCTCGGGCGTGCTATGCGGACGGGCAACCTGGCAGGACGGTGTTGAGATCTACGGCAAGCACGGAGCCGAAGCGCTGCGGGCATGGCTGAAGGAAGAGGGGGTGCGGCGGATGATCCATCTGGGCGAAGTGCTGTCAAAGGCTGCGACCCCCTGGTGGGATTTCTATGGCGGCAAGGACAATATCGAGGTCGTGGAAAGGGAAAAAAGCAGAGTCTAG
- a CDS encoding ABC-2 transporter permease, whose product MSNLVSLIRKDFMLSRNFLLFGVPYLMVLSIMNAKSAQFGVSLFITFPAMMMLLTSCLQDIRNVNIRFSLSLPVHRRLIVASKYVSVLPFILIGVAFALVFSLALAQLGYGSLSMNWRELGVSILSVPLMASVYLPLFYWLGPKGAQYVNTAFFLGLFFGIMNLGGIIKAIPGLKTFVLGTEGLGLEKWLVGGAIYILFVAASYLVSLRLFSSRDL is encoded by the coding sequence ATGTCTAATCTCGTTTCCTTGATCCGCAAGGATTTTATGCTGTCCAGAAATTTTCTGCTGTTTGGGGTTCCCTATCTCATGGTTCTGTCCATTATGAATGCGAAATCCGCACAGTTCGGCGTGAGTCTGTTTATTACGTTCCCAGCCATGATGATGCTCCTTACCTCCTGCCTGCAGGATATCCGAAATGTGAATATAAGATTCTCGCTCAGTCTTCCGGTACACCGCAGATTGATCGTTGCCTCGAAATATGTATCGGTACTGCCGTTTATCTTGATTGGCGTAGCTTTTGCGCTGGTGTTCAGTCTGGCGCTTGCGCAGCTGGGATATGGCAGCCTGAGTATGAACTGGAGAGAGCTGGGGGTCTCTATTCTGTCGGTACCGTTGATGGCCTCGGTTTACCTGCCTTTATTTTACTGGCTCGGTCCCAAGGGAGCTCAATATGTGAATACCGCGTTCTTTTTGGGCTTATTCTTCGGCATTATGAATTTGGGAGGCATCATCAAAGCGATTCCGGGGCTGAAGACCTTTGTACTGGGCACCGAGGGTTTGGGTCTTGAAAAATGGTTGGTCGGAGGTGCTATCTACATCTTATTTGTGGCTGCTTCCTATCTTGTCTCTCTGCGGCTGTTCTCCAGCCGGGATTTATAG
- a CDS encoding ABC transporter ATP-binding protein — MSNVVEIRGVSKSFERFALDQVQFEVKKGFITGLIGPNGAGKSTLIKIMMDMVRPSSGEVRIFGKTLADNPGLKERIGYVSDENYFYENMTIRNMRKMIAPFYQHWDHAAFTRYLEMFELSEKSKIKNLSRGMKMKFSLAVALSHDADLLLMDEPTAGLDPVFRRELLDLLGEQILDENKSIIFSTHNTTDLDRIADYIIFMNRGKVVFSDSKDEVLERYVLVKGGRELLDKDVKKYFVGVKEGAHGFEALADRREAERAFQGNALLEAPTLEDIMYFTVKGGKAHV; from the coding sequence ATGAGTAATGTGGTTGAAATTCGGGGAGTTTCCAAGTCTTTTGAACGTTTTGCGCTGGATCAGGTACAGTTTGAGGTGAAAAAAGGGTTTATCACCGGATTGATCGGTCCCAACGGCGCCGGGAAGAGTACGCTGATCAAGATCATGATGGATATGGTGCGTCCAAGCAGCGGGGAGGTTCGAATATTCGGCAAGACGCTTGCGGATAACCCTGGCCTGAAGGAACGCATCGGGTACGTCTCGGACGAGAATTATTTCTATGAGAATATGACGATCCGGAATATGAGAAAAATGATTGCGCCCTTTTATCAGCATTGGGATCATGCAGCCTTTACCCGTTATTTGGAAATGTTCGAGCTTTCCGAAAAGTCCAAGATCAAGAACCTGTCGAGAGGAATGAAGATGAAGTTCTCGCTGGCGGTGGCGCTGTCCCACGATGCGGACCTTCTGCTCATGGACGAACCGACCGCTGGCCTTGATCCCGTCTTCCGCAGGGAGCTCTTGGATCTGCTCGGGGAGCAGATTCTCGACGAGAACAAGTCGATCATCTTCTCTACCCACAATACGACGGATCTGGACCGGATCGCGGACTATATCATTTTTATGAACCGGGGGAAGGTTGTCTTCAGCGACAGCAAGGATGAAGTGCTGGAACGGTATGTGCTGGTCAAGGGCGGGCGCGAGCTGCTCGATAAGGATGTTAAGAAGTATTTTGTCGGAGTAAAGGAAGGGGCTCACGGATTTGAAGCCTTGGCGGACCGGCGGGAAGCGGAAAGGGCGTTTCAGGGAAATGCGCTGCTCGAAGCGCCGACGCTCGAAGACATTATGTATTTCACTGTAAAAGGAGGCAAGGCTCATGTCTAA
- a CDS encoding GntR family transcriptional regulator encodes MNIILSNSSGEPIYAQIVSQIRQLILQGELAAGDPLPSIRQLAKDLQISVITTKRAYEELEREGLVNSLVGKGSFVSGMNQQYIREQRYRLLEEKMKEVMEESRLLGIEFAEMVDIFRTLKEEQE; translated from the coding sequence ATGAACATAATTTTATCCAACTCATCGGGAGAACCGATTTATGCGCAGATTGTGAGCCAGATCCGGCAGTTGATTTTACAGGGCGAGCTTGCCGCAGGGGACCCTCTGCCTTCGATCCGTCAATTGGCCAAGGATTTGCAGATCAGCGTCATTACGACTAAGCGCGCATACGAGGAATTAGAGCGGGAAGGTCTTGTCAATTCTCTGGTGGGAAAAGGCTCCTTTGTGTCCGGCATGAATCAGCAGTATATCCGTGAACAGCGATACCGGCTCTTGGAGGAGAAAATGAAAGAAGTGATGGAAGAGAGCAGGCTGCTCGGGATCGAGTTTGCGGAAATGGTTGACATATTCAGGACGCTTAAGGAGGAGCAGGAATGA